A window of Longispora fulva contains these coding sequences:
- the rpmD gene encoding 50S ribosomal protein L30 — protein MARLKVTQLRSGIGGKQNQRDTLRTLGLKRINDEVVKEDRPEIRGMIKTVIHLVKVEEVE, from the coding sequence ATGGCACGCCTGAAGGTCACCCAGCTCCGGTCCGGTATCGGCGGCAAGCAGAACCAGCGGGACACGCTGCGGACGCTTGGTCTGAAGCGGATCAACGATGAGGTGGTCAAAGAGGACCGTCCCGAGATTCGGGGCATGATCAAGACCGTGATTCACCTCGTCAAGGTCGAGGAGGTCGAGTAG
- the rplO gene encoding 50S ribosomal protein L15 has protein sequence MTIKVHHLRPAPGAKTDKTRVGRGEGSKGKTAGRGTKGTKARRSVHQWFEGGQMPIHMRLPKLKGFKNKFKVEFQVVNLERLAELFPNGGTIGVLELVQAGAVRKGQLVKVLGSGDLGGVKLDISANAFSASAKEKIEAAGGSVTEL, from the coding sequence ATGACGATCAAGGTTCACCACCTGCGCCCGGCTCCCGGTGCGAAGACGGACAAGACCCGCGTTGGTCGCGGTGAGGGCTCGAAGGGCAAGACCGCCGGTCGTGGCACGAAGGGCACCAAGGCCCGTCGTTCCGTGCACCAGTGGTTCGAGGGTGGGCAGATGCCCATCCACATGCGCCTGCCGAAGCTCAAGGGTTTCAAGAACAAGTTCAAGGTGGAGTTCCAGGTCGTGAACCTGGAGCGTCTGGCTGAGCTGTTCCCGAACGGCGGCACCATCGGCGTTCTCGAGCTGGTCCAGGCCGGCGCGGTCCGCAAGGGGCAGCTCGTCAAGGTTCTCGGTTCCGGGGACCTGGGCGGCGTGAAGCTCGACATCTCGGCCAACGCGTTCAGCGCGTCGGCCAAGGAGAAGATCGAGGCTGCCGGCGGCTCGGTTACCGAGCTGTAA
- the secY gene encoding preprotein translocase subunit SecY, whose protein sequence is MLSAFFSAFRTPDLRKKLLFTLFIVAIYRLGATIPSPGVNYGNVQRCIERMNTGDTNEVFTLLNLFSGGALLQLTVFALGIMPYITASIILQLLTVVIPRLEQLKKEGQSGQAKITQYTRYLTLGLAVLQASGFVALAKSGQLFQNRCSTGDTEPIPVSTIMPNWLTLTCLVITMTAGTGVIMWLGEMVTDKGVGNGMSVLIFTSIAARLPAEGLQVWSQNKWNFVIIVAIGLIVIALVIFIEQAQRRVPVQYAKRMVGRRMYGGTSTYIPLKVNQAGVIPVIFASSLLYLPTLGLQLMDQNNLPAWGKFINKWIIPQESWVHITLYFAMILFFTYFYVAITFNPTEVADNMKKYGGFIPGIRPGKPTAEYLDFILSRITLPGAIYLGIIAVLPNLFMGLAGGNKQNFPFGGTAVLIIVGVGLETVKQIESQLMQRNYEGFLR, encoded by the coding sequence TTGCTCTCCGCATTTTTCAGTGCGTTTCGCACGCCTGACCTGCGCAAGAAGCTGTTGTTCACGCTGTTCATCGTCGCCATCTACCGGTTGGGCGCCACGATCCCCAGCCCCGGTGTGAACTACGGCAACGTCCAGCGGTGCATCGAGCGGATGAACACGGGTGACACCAACGAGGTGTTCACCCTGCTCAACCTGTTCTCCGGCGGGGCGCTCCTGCAGCTGACGGTGTTCGCGCTGGGCATCATGCCCTACATCACGGCGAGCATCATCCTCCAGCTGCTCACCGTGGTCATCCCGCGGCTCGAGCAGCTGAAGAAGGAGGGGCAGTCGGGGCAGGCCAAGATCACGCAGTACACGCGGTATCTGACGCTGGGTCTCGCGGTCCTGCAGGCCTCCGGGTTCGTGGCTCTGGCCAAGTCGGGCCAGCTCTTCCAGAACCGGTGCAGCACGGGTGACACCGAGCCGATCCCGGTCAGCACGATCATGCCGAACTGGCTCACACTGACGTGCCTGGTCATCACGATGACCGCGGGAACCGGTGTGATCATGTGGCTCGGCGAGATGGTCACGGACAAGGGCGTCGGCAACGGCATGTCCGTCCTGATCTTCACCTCGATCGCTGCGCGGCTCCCCGCTGAGGGCCTGCAGGTCTGGTCGCAGAACAAGTGGAACTTCGTCATCATCGTCGCGATCGGCCTGATCGTCATCGCGCTGGTCATCTTCATCGAGCAGGCGCAGCGCCGGGTCCCGGTGCAGTACGCGAAGCGGATGGTCGGCCGCCGGATGTACGGGGGCACGTCCACCTATATTCCGCTGAAGGTCAACCAGGCCGGCGTCATCCCGGTCATCTTCGCCTCGTCGCTGCTGTACCTGCCGACGCTCGGCCTCCAGCTGATGGACCAGAACAACCTGCCGGCGTGGGGCAAGTTCATCAACAAGTGGATCATCCCGCAGGAGAGCTGGGTGCACATCACCCTGTACTTCGCGATGATCCTGTTCTTCACCTACTTCTACGTCGCCATCACGTTCAACCCGACCGAGGTCGCGGACAACATGAAGAAGTACGGCGGCTTCATTCCGGGTATCCGCCCGGGCAAGCCGACCGCCGAGTACCTTGACTTCATCCTGAGCCGCATCACGCTGCCGGGTGCGATCTACCTCGGCATCATCGCCGTCCTGCCGAACCTGTTCATGGGTCTGGCCGGTGGCAACAAGCAGAACTTCCCGTTCGGTGGTACGGCAGTGCTGATCATCGTCGGCGTGGGCCTGGAGACGGTCAAGCAGATCGAGAGCCAGCTCATGCAGCGCAACTACGAAGGGTTCCTGAGGTAG
- a CDS encoding adenylate kinase produces MRLVLVGPPGAGKGTQAQFIASHLAVPGISTGDIFRANVTQKTPLGLEAKRYMDAGDLVPDEVTINMVRDRLAESDAVDGFLLDGFPRTVPQAVALDKLLVDLGFTLDLVLELVVDDDEVIRRLSGRRMCRSCGRIWHVEFEPTVKPGVCDNCQGELFQRDDDNPTTIANRLREYAEKTAPLVDFYGAQGKLVGIDATGPVEDITNRAIDALRSYGG; encoded by the coding sequence GTGAGGCTCGTTCTGGTAGGACCACCCGGGGCCGGTAAGGGCACCCAGGCGCAGTTCATCGCGTCGCACCTCGCGGTACCGGGGATCTCCACCGGCGACATCTTCCGGGCCAACGTGACCCAGAAGACTCCGCTCGGGCTCGAGGCGAAGCGGTACATGGACGCTGGCGACCTGGTCCCGGACGAGGTCACCATCAACATGGTCCGCGACCGGCTGGCCGAGTCGGACGCCGTCGACGGGTTCCTGCTCGACGGCTTCCCTCGCACCGTGCCGCAGGCCGTAGCGCTGGACAAGCTGCTCGTCGACCTGGGCTTCACGCTGGACCTGGTGCTGGAGCTCGTCGTGGACGACGACGAGGTGATCCGTCGGCTGTCCGGCCGGCGGATGTGCCGCAGCTGCGGTCGGATCTGGCACGTCGAGTTCGAGCCGACGGTCAAACCGGGCGTGTGCGACAACTGCCAGGGCGAGCTGTTCCAGCGCGACGACGACAATCCGACGACGATCGCCAACCGGTTGCGGGAGTACGCGGAGAAGACCGCGCCACTGGTCGACTTCTACGGCGCCCAGGGCAAGCTGGTGGGCATCGACGCGACCGGACCGGTCGAGGACATCACGAACCGGGCGATCGACGCGCTCCGGTCCTACGGGGGCTGA
- the map gene encoding type I methionyl aminopeptidase: protein MYGDDIQIKSVEQLHKMRAAGLIVADTLAKLRAAVRPGISTGELDAMAEEHIRSVGAVPSFKGYHGFPATICASVNEQVVHGIPSTKQVLREGDLVSIDCGAILDGWHGDSAITVPVGEVRPELLTMIEAAESGMWAGIAAAQAGARLSDIGHAVETGVRKVGRYGTVRGYGGHGIGTEMHQDPHVHNYGRPGRGPVLTAGMALAIEPMITEGSAKVVELNDGWTVVTKDASMAVHVEHSIAIFDDGVWVLTAHDGGVGKLPAEALSAAATSA, encoded by the coding sequence TTGTACGGCGACGATATCCAGATCAAGTCCGTCGAGCAGTTGCACAAGATGCGGGCGGCTGGCCTGATCGTTGCGGACACGCTCGCGAAGCTGCGGGCGGCGGTGCGCCCGGGGATCTCGACCGGCGAGCTCGACGCCATGGCGGAGGAGCACATCCGGTCGGTGGGCGCGGTCCCGTCGTTCAAGGGGTACCACGGCTTCCCGGCCACGATCTGCGCCTCCGTGAACGAGCAGGTCGTGCACGGCATTCCGTCGACGAAGCAGGTCCTCCGCGAGGGGGACCTGGTGTCGATCGACTGCGGGGCGATCCTCGACGGCTGGCACGGCGACTCGGCGATCACGGTCCCGGTCGGCGAGGTCCGCCCGGAGTTGCTCACGATGATCGAGGCCGCCGAGTCGGGCATGTGGGCCGGCATCGCCGCCGCCCAGGCCGGCGCCAGGCTGTCGGACATCGGGCACGCGGTGGAGACCGGCGTCCGCAAGGTCGGCCGGTACGGCACGGTGCGCGGCTACGGCGGCCACGGCATCGGCACCGAGATGCACCAGGACCCGCACGTGCACAACTACGGCCGTCCGGGCCGCGGTCCGGTGCTCACGGCGGGCATGGCGCTGGCCATCGAGCCGATGATCACCGAGGGTTCCGCGAAGGTGGTCGAGCTGAACGACGGTTGGACCGTCGTCACCAAGGACGCCTCGATGGCGGTGCATGTGGAGCACTCGATCGCGATCTTCGACGATGGGGTGTGGGTGTTGACGGCGCATGACGGCGGGGTGGGCAAGCTCCCGGCCGAGGCGCTGAGCGCCGCCGCTACCAGCGCCTGA
- a CDS encoding DUF1707 SHOCT-like domain-containing protein: MEQPELRAADADRERVAEKLRTALNEGRLDLSEFDERLQAVYAAKTYAELAPITADLPGPVPVAQAQLAVPQPGAPVPLGAPVVPRKSGFARNAIAGWASTSMITTGIWAATSISSGHPSYFWPIWVIIPMGAAVVAKLIKGSDHEERERSEREQRRALRDEHRRERRD; encoded by the coding sequence TTGGAGCAGCCGGAGCTGCGCGCCGCCGACGCGGACCGCGAGCGGGTCGCCGAGAAACTTCGCACCGCCCTCAACGAGGGGCGGCTCGACCTCTCCGAGTTCGACGAGCGCCTCCAGGCCGTCTACGCGGCGAAGACCTACGCGGAGCTCGCCCCGATCACCGCGGACCTGCCCGGACCGGTGCCGGTGGCCCAGGCACAGCTGGCCGTTCCGCAGCCGGGTGCGCCGGTGCCGCTGGGCGCCCCGGTCGTACCCAGAAAATCGGGTTTCGCCAGGAACGCGATCGCCGGCTGGGCCAGCACCTCGATGATCACGACCGGGATCTGGGCCGCGACGAGCATCTCGAGCGGCCACCCGTCCTACTTCTGGCCGATCTGGGTGATCATCCCGATGGGCGCGGCGGTCGTCGCCAAGCTGATCAAGGGCAGTGACCACGAGGAGCGGGAGCGCAGCGAGCGCGAACAGCGCCGGGCCCTCCGCGACGAGCACCGCCGGGAGCGTCGCGACTGA
- a CDS encoding class I SAM-dependent methyltransferase has protein sequence MSALTSRDLNAGQYADKGNLAARQSVWEYRSGPAIFDVALDLADLAGDESVLEVGCGNGRYLQTLGERGHRGRVLGLDYSPGMAAEAGRFASTLVADAQRLPMASGQFDLVLCMHMLYHVPDVSMAVAELARVLRPGGTVLVATNGLAHCQETMGILRRATELVGVAHWPLWNRESFTAEAAPAHLAPVFSSVVAHPELEEVLIPDVDAVLGYLASLASTQSYGPEVMRAAEVLVREEFDRRGHFALTRSMTVFACKP, from the coding sequence ATGAGCGCACTGACGAGTAGGGACCTCAACGCCGGGCAGTATGCGGACAAGGGCAATCTCGCCGCCCGCCAGTCGGTCTGGGAGTACCGGTCGGGACCGGCGATCTTCGACGTCGCCCTCGACCTGGCGGACCTGGCCGGCGACGAGTCGGTCCTGGAGGTCGGGTGCGGGAACGGCCGCTACCTCCAGACCCTCGGCGAGCGCGGCCACCGGGGCCGGGTGCTCGGCCTGGACTACTCGCCGGGGATGGCGGCCGAGGCCGGGCGGTTCGCGTCGACCCTGGTGGCGGACGCGCAGCGGCTTCCGATGGCCTCCGGACAGTTCGACCTCGTGCTGTGCATGCACATGCTCTACCACGTGCCGGACGTGTCGATGGCCGTCGCCGAGCTGGCCCGGGTGCTCCGGCCGGGTGGGACGGTGCTCGTGGCGACCAACGGGCTCGCGCACTGCCAGGAGACGATGGGGATCCTCCGGCGGGCGACCGAGCTGGTCGGGGTGGCCCACTGGCCGCTCTGGAACCGCGAGTCGTTCACTGCCGAGGCCGCCCCGGCGCACCTCGCCCCGGTGTTCTCGTCGGTGGTGGCGCACCCTGAGCTGGAGGAGGTGCTGATTCCGGACGTCGACGCCGTTCTCGGCTACCTCGCGAGTCTCGCGTCGACCCAGAGCTACGGCCCTGAGGTCATGAGGGCGGCAGAAGTGCTGGTCCGGGAGGAGTTCGACCGTCGCGGGCATTTCGCCCTGACGCGCTCGATGACCGTCTTCGCGTGTAAGCCTTGA
- the infA gene encoding translation initiation factor IF-1: MPKKDGAIEIEGRVIEPLPNAMFRVELANGHKVLAHISGKMRQHYIRILPEDRVVVELSPYDLTRGRIVYRYK; this comes from the coding sequence ATGCCGAAGAAGGACGGGGCCATCGAGATCGAGGGCCGAGTCATCGAGCCACTGCCGAACGCCATGTTCCGGGTGGAGCTCGCGAACGGTCACAAGGTACTGGCTCACATCAGCGGCAAGATGCGGCAGCACTACATTCGTATTCTGCCGGAGGACAGGGTTGTCGTGGAGCTCTCGCCCTACGACCTGACCCGTGGTCGCATTGTCTACCGTTACAAGTGA
- the rpmJ gene encoding 50S ribosomal protein L36, translating into MKVKPSVKKICNKCRVIRRHGRVMVICDDPRHKQRQG; encoded by the coding sequence GTGAAGGTTAAGCCGAGCGTTAAGAAGATCTGCAACAAGTGCCGCGTCATCCGCCGCCACGGCCGGGTCATGGTCATCTGTGACGACCCGCGCCACAAGCAGCGCCAGGGCTAA
- the rpsM gene encoding 30S ribosomal protein S13 — protein MARLVGVDLPRDKRLEIALTYIYGVGRTRAIELCSATGIDPNKRTKDLTDEEVLALRDHIEQNFKVEGDLRREVAADIRRKIEIGCYQGIRHRRGLPVRGQRTRTNARTRKGPKRTVAGKKKPGKK, from the coding sequence ATGGCACGTCTAGTCGGCGTCGATCTCCCCCGCGACAAGCGGCTCGAGATCGCGCTCACTTACATTTACGGGGTTGGTCGCACCCGCGCTATCGAGCTCTGCTCGGCGACGGGTATCGACCCCAACAAGCGGACCAAGGACCTCACGGACGAAGAGGTTCTCGCTCTCCGCGATCACATCGAGCAGAACTTCAAGGTCGAGGGTGACCTCCGCCGCGAAGTTGCGGCCGACATTCGCCGTAAGATCGAGATCGGCTGCTACCAGGGTATCCGGCACCGTCGCGGCCTCCCCGTGCGTGGTCAGCGGACCCGCACCAACGCTCGTACCCGCAAGGGTCCGAAGCGCACCGTGGCTGGCAAGAAGAAGCCGGGCAAGAAGTAA
- the rpsK gene encoding 30S ribosomal protein S11, whose translation MPPKARAGAVKKVRRKEKKNVAHGHAYIKSTFNNTIVSITDPNGAVISWASSGQVGFKGSRKSTPFAAQLAAEAAARRAMEHGMRKVDVFVKGPGSGRETAIRSLTAAGLEVGTISDVTPQPHNGCRPPKRRRV comes from the coding sequence ATGCCGCCGAAGGCACGCGCTGGGGCCGTCAAGAAGGTCCGGCGCAAGGAAAAGAAGAACGTGGCCCACGGCCACGCCTACATCAAGAGCACGTTCAACAACACGATCGTGTCGATCACGGACCCGAACGGTGCCGTCATCTCCTGGGCCTCTTCCGGCCAGGTGGGCTTCAAGGGTTCGCGTAAGTCGACCCCGTTCGCCGCGCAGCTGGCCGCCGAGGCCGCCGCTCGTCGGGCGATGGAGCACGGCATGCGCAAGGTCGACGTGTTCGTCAAGGGACCCGGCTCGGGCCGCGAGACGGCGATTCGTTCGCTGACTGCCGCAGGCCTCGAGGTCGGCACGATCTCCGACGTGACGCCGCAGCCGCACAACGGTTGCCGTCCGCCGAAGCGTCGTCGGGTCTAG
- the rpsD gene encoding 30S ribosomal protein S4 has product MARYTGADCRRCRREKVKLFLKGSKCDGPKCPLESRPYPPGQHGRGRPKETEYLLQLREKQKARRIYGVLEKQFVRYYEEANRRTGKTGENLLQILETRLDNVVFRAGLAQSRDMARQVVKHGHVLVNGKKVDIPSYRVAEHDIVEIRAKSRELTPFVVAQAQAGSKTVPAWLEVIPAALKVLVHNLPVRQIIDTQVQEQLIVELYSK; this is encoded by the coding sequence ATGGCTCGTTACACAGGTGCTGACTGCCGCCGCTGCCGGCGCGAGAAGGTCAAGCTGTTCCTCAAGGGCAGCAAGTGCGATGGTCCGAAGTGCCCGCTGGAGTCGCGGCCGTACCCGCCCGGCCAGCACGGGCGCGGTCGGCCGAAGGAGACGGAGTACCTGCTCCAGCTCCGTGAGAAGCAGAAGGCCCGCCGCATCTACGGCGTACTGGAGAAGCAGTTCGTCCGGTACTACGAAGAGGCCAACCGGCGCACCGGCAAGACCGGTGAGAACCTGCTGCAGATCCTCGAGACCCGTCTCGACAACGTCGTGTTCCGCGCGGGCCTGGCCCAGTCGCGTGACATGGCGCGTCAGGTCGTCAAGCACGGCCACGTGCTCGTGAACGGCAAGAAGGTCGACATCCCGTCGTACCGGGTGGCCGAGCACGACATCGTCGAGATCCGCGCGAAGTCCCGCGAGCTCACCCCGTTCGTGGTGGCCCAGGCCCAGGCCGGCAGCAAGACCGTGCCGGCGTGGCTCGAGGTCATCCCGGCCGCGCTCAAGGTCCTCGTGCACAACCTCCCGGTCCGTCAGATCATTGACACCCAGGTCCAGGAGCAGCTCATCGTCGAGCTCTACTCCAAGTAG
- a CDS encoding DNA-directed RNA polymerase subunit alpha, with translation MLITQRPTLSEESITEARSKFTIEPLEPGFGYTLGNSLRRTLLSSIPGAAVTSIKIDGVLHEFTTIPGVKEDVVELVLNVKQLCVSSEHDEPVTMYLRKQGPGPVTAGDIQPPAGVSVHNPDLHLATLNGKGRLDIELTVERGRGYVNAAQNKQAGQEIGRIPVDSIYTPVLKVTYRVEATRVEQRTDFDKLIIDVETKNSISPRTALASAGSTLVELFGLCRELDETAEGIDIGPSPQDAQLAADLALPIEELDLTVRSYNCLKREGINTVGELIGRTEADLLDIRNFGQKSIDEVKLKLIGMGLGLKDSAPNFDPSTIVGDYSDDDYDEELDEDAAGSVAPVAADDSDDDGNDYRETEQL, from the coding sequence GTGCTTATCACCCAGCGGCCGACCCTCTCCGAGGAGTCGATCACCGAGGCGCGGTCGAAGTTCACGATCGAGCCGCTCGAGCCGGGTTTCGGCTACACGCTCGGCAACTCGCTCCGGCGTACGCTGCTGAGCTCGATCCCGGGCGCGGCGGTCACGAGCATCAAGATCGACGGCGTGCTGCACGAGTTCACCACGATCCCCGGTGTCAAGGAGGACGTGGTTGAGCTGGTGCTCAACGTCAAGCAGCTCTGCGTGAGCTCCGAGCACGACGAGCCGGTCACCATGTACCTGCGCAAGCAGGGCCCGGGCCCGGTCACCGCTGGGGACATCCAGCCGCCGGCCGGCGTGTCGGTCCACAACCCGGACCTGCACCTGGCGACCCTGAACGGCAAGGGCCGGCTCGACATCGAGCTGACCGTCGAGCGGGGCCGCGGCTACGTCAACGCGGCGCAGAACAAGCAGGCCGGACAGGAGATCGGGCGCATTCCGGTCGACTCGATCTACACCCCGGTCCTGAAGGTCACCTACCGTGTCGAGGCGACCCGTGTCGAGCAGCGGACCGACTTCGACAAGCTGATCATCGACGTCGAGACGAAGAACTCGATCAGCCCCCGCACGGCGCTGGCCTCGGCCGGCTCCACCCTCGTCGAGCTGTTCGGCCTGTGCCGCGAGCTGGACGAGACCGCCGAGGGCATCGACATCGGCCCGTCGCCGCAGGACGCGCAGCTCGCTGCCGACCTGGCGCTGCCGATCGAGGAGCTGGACCTCACGGTCCGGTCCTACAACTGCCTCAAGCGCGAGGGCATCAACACGGTTGGTGAGCTGATCGGCCGCACGGAGGCTGACCTGCTCGACATCCGCAACTTCGGTCAGAAGTCCATCGATGAGGTCAAGCTGAAGCTCATCGGCATGGGCCTCGGCCTGAAGGATTCCGCGCCGAACTTCGACCCGTCGACCATCGTGGGGGACTACTCCGACGATGACTACGACGAGGAGCTCGACGAGGACGCCGCCGGTTCTGTCGCCCCCGTGGCGGCCGACGACTCCGACGACGACGGCAACGACTACCGCGAGACCGAGCAGCTCTAA
- the rplQ gene encoding 50S ribosomal protein L17, with the protein MPTPTKGARLGGSPAHQRLILANLATQLFQHGKIQTTEAKARRLRPYAETLITKAKRGDIHARRLVARVVRDKDVVYRLFDELAPTWSERQGGYTRIIKNGLRKGDSAPMAIIELVLEPVSPKANKKTAARKAAKVEAVAAPVEDAPVAENVQHADDAPADEAPATEVAEKDEK; encoded by the coding sequence ATGCCCACGCCCACTAAGGGTGCCCGCCTTGGCGGCAGCCCCGCGCACCAGCGGCTGATCCTGGCCAACCTGGCGACGCAGCTGTTCCAGCACGGCAAGATCCAGACGACTGAGGCCAAGGCCCGTCGCCTGCGCCCGTACGCGGAGACGCTGATCACCAAGGCCAAGCGCGGCGATATCCACGCGCGCCGCCTGGTCGCGCGGGTCGTCCGGGACAAGGACGTCGTCTACCGCCTGTTCGACGAGCTGGCCCCGACCTGGTCCGAGCGTCAGGGTGGCTACACCCGCATCATCAAGAACGGTCTCCGCAAGGGCGACTCCGCCCCCATGGCGATCATCGAGCTGGTGCTCGAGCCGGTCTCGCCGAAGGCGAACAAGAAGACCGCCGCCCGCAAGGCCGCCAAGGTCGAGGCCGTCGCGGCCCCGGTCGAGGACGCCCCGGTCGCCGAGAACGTCCAGCACGCCGACGACGCGCCCGCCGACGAGGCTCCGGCCACCGAGGTCGCTGAGAAGGACGAGAAGTAA
- the truA gene encoding tRNA pseudouridine(38-40) synthase TruA, translating into MTGSAGPAGASGASRHPGDPEGPAPVGTPPGAPRIPQDSVRLRLSVSYDGTDFSGWAHQPTRRTVAGVLLGELTRVFRTVDNLTVAGRTDAGVHATGQVCHVDVPAAAWEALAPSIVRRLAGLLPGDVRVLAVEVAPEHFDARFAALRRRYEYRVCDGPSGPAPLARRNTLGWPRPLDLEALSAASRGLLGEHDFAAYCKRRDGATTIRNLLRLDWRRDPDEVLVATVEADAFCHSMVRSLIGALIAVGEGRRPVGWPGEQLTSAVRVDAVGVAPAHGLTLVNVDYPAPGEYLARMAVTRNMRALTPQPPEVHAGPPAP; encoded by the coding sequence ATGACCGGGAGCGCAGGTCCGGCCGGGGCCAGCGGGGCGTCCCGGCATCCTGGTGACCCGGAAGGCCCGGCTCCCGTCGGGACGCCGCCCGGCGCGCCCCGCATCCCGCAGGACTCCGTCCGGCTGCGGCTGTCCGTTTCCTACGACGGGACCGACTTCTCCGGCTGGGCGCACCAGCCGACCCGGCGCACCGTCGCCGGGGTCCTGCTCGGCGAGCTGACCCGGGTGTTTCGGACCGTGGACAACCTGACCGTCGCCGGGCGGACCGACGCCGGGGTGCACGCCACCGGCCAGGTCTGCCATGTCGACGTGCCGGCCGCCGCGTGGGAGGCGCTCGCGCCCAGCATCGTCCGCAGGCTCGCCGGGCTGCTGCCGGGGGACGTCCGGGTGCTGGCGGTCGAGGTGGCGCCCGAGCACTTCGACGCGCGATTCGCCGCCCTGCGCCGGAGGTACGAGTACCGGGTCTGTGACGGCCCCAGCGGGCCCGCGCCGCTCGCGCGGCGTAACACCCTCGGGTGGCCCCGGCCGTTGGACCTGGAGGCTCTCAGTGCCGCCTCGCGCGGGCTGCTGGGCGAGCACGACTTCGCCGCGTACTGCAAACGCCGCGACGGCGCGACGACCATCCGCAACCTGCTCCGCCTGGACTGGCGGCGCGACCCGGACGAGGTGCTCGTCGCCACGGTCGAGGCCGACGCCTTCTGCCACTCGATGGTCCGCAGCCTGATCGGGGCGCTGATCGCGGTGGGCGAGGGACGGCGGCCGGTCGGGTGGCCCGGGGAGCAGTTGACCAGCGCGGTGCGGGTCGACGCGGTGGGGGTCGCGCCGGCGCACGGGCTGACCCTGGTGAACGTGGACTATCCGGCGCCGGGGGAGTACCTGGCCCGGATGGCGGTGACCCGCAATATGCGGGCGCTCACCCCGCAACCTCCTGAGGTTCACGCCGGGCCGCCGGCTCCCTGA
- a CDS encoding class I SAM-dependent methyltransferase — protein sequence MIDISVDSTAYQFTVSSGVFSANRLDPGTAVLFRKAPRPGRGVFLDLGCGYGPISCVFAHQSPKVTMYAVDVNERALELVHENALALGVTDRVIAAKPDDVPADVVFDGIYSNPPIHVGKEALHEMLLRWLPRLGPDAEAWLVVARHLGGDSLRDWLVAQGWSAEKHASQKGYRILKVGRAETE from the coding sequence ATGATTGACATTTCGGTGGACTCGACGGCGTACCAGTTCACGGTGTCTTCAGGGGTTTTCTCCGCCAATCGCCTCGACCCCGGCACCGCCGTGCTGTTCCGGAAGGCACCCCGCCCCGGTCGCGGGGTGTTCCTCGACCTCGGCTGTGGCTATGGCCCGATCAGCTGTGTGTTCGCTCACCAGTCACCCAAGGTGACCATGTACGCGGTGGACGTGAACGAGCGCGCGCTGGAGCTCGTACACGAGAATGCTCTCGCTCTGGGGGTCACCGACCGGGTGATCGCGGCCAAGCCGGACGACGTGCCCGCCGACGTGGTGTTCGACGGGATCTACAGCAACCCACCCATCCACGTGGGCAAGGAGGCGCTACACGAGATGCTGCTGCGCTGGCTGCCCCGGCTCGGGCCCGACGCCGAGGCGTGGCTGGTCGTCGCCCGGCACCTCGGTGGGGACTCGCTGCGCGACTGGCTCGTCGCCCAGGGTTGGTCGGCGGAGAAGCACGCCAGCCAGAAGGGCTACCGCATCCTGAAAGTCGGTCGCGCGGAGACCGAGTAG